Genomic DNA from Turicibacter faecis:
AATGTTAAATAAAGGCCGCCAATTCCTTTACCTGACTGAAGTCTTTCCTTCAATGACGTCATCATTTGATCATATTTAGGATGATCATAATAATTACACTCAATAATATCACTAACTAAAAGCACCTCAATCTCATTTAACCGATTCATAATATCCTTTAATCGATTAAAAACGGTCTCCCAAATAAGTGAACGTTCCTCATTGAGTAAACATTCTTCTAAAATCCTTTGTTCTAGCGGATCCCTTAATTTATCAATCTTTTGACACAGTGGTTCGAGTTGCTGACTCAATGCTTCAATAAATGTTCGATTTTCTTCAAGTTCGTACAGCTTCGGCATGAGTTTTAGCTCTTCAATCCGTGTCAAATATCCCCTTTCCTCGTTTAATAGTTTACGATACTCCTCTAGACTCATTAAACGATTGAGGGCGGGTAACTTGAGATGGGCCACGTCTTGATGATGCTTAGGCAATGATCCCTTTAATTCCCATAAAGTGATAAACTGGTCCTCACTTAAAGGGACGGGCGCCTCCATGTCAACCTTATCCTTAATCCAGCCTAAACGTTCGTAGTGAGCCGCAACCATTTGGGCAAATTCATACGGTTGACAGAGCTTATCCTTCCACATCTGACCTTTAGCATCTAACTCTTTAAAACGAACCAGATTACCTTTAGTCAAACTCATTTGACGACGAACCATGTCTAATTGGCGACTTAAAACTTGAATCTCTTTTTCCAATAATTTGGTATCATAGGTAGCTAATCCATCAGAAATTGTTCGTATAGATTGTTCAATTTGGGCTAATGATTGCCGATCTCCCCCTAAAAAAGACACGCATAAAGGTTGAATTTCCTCCGGTAACTTTTCAAGAAGAACACGAAGCGCCTTATCCTTTTCACTCGTTACTAACACACGTTTTCCATGCGCTAACAAATGAGAAATTAAATTAACAATCGTATGGCTTTTCCCCGTACCCGGTGGTCCCTGTACAGTCAAGGCAATATTATTAGCGAGCCTTCTTGCCACATCCTTTTGCTCCTCATTCGCAGGTAAGGGAAATAATAATTGCTCACACGTTTTCTTCCACTCCCGCGCCTCAGAATCAGTCTGCTTCAATCCATCTACATCGATAATCGCTTGAAGCGGCTTTGGAATCATCCCGCCCTCACTGATATACTCAATCGTTGACTGTAAATCTTCCTTGAGCAACACCTCTGACCGCTTTCTTACAACTATCATGCTCTGTTGCCTAATCATCGGAAACTTACTTACCAATGGCGCTTCATCAGCTGACAAATAAGCACCACTTGGATGCATATAATGAACCAATTGCCTCAAAATTCCCTCCGTTGTCTCCGAATCAAAGGGAGAAATAAACTGATCCAAAATACTTTCCTTTAATTGCATAATCTCCTGTTGGTTAGAAAACTCAACCCCTGCTAAAACTTCTAAATCCAGTTGATAACCGCGGGTACCTGGCAATAATTTAGCGACACCATTTTCAGCATCAAAATCAAGTTCTAGCCTCATTACAAGCATCGGGTGATGAATCGGTTGCTTTAACTGATAAGTTAACATCCCAATTCCCATCATTATTTCAAAGGAATGCTCCTCTGATTTCATCATTTGTCTTAATTGAAAAAAGTAATCATAAAGCTTTTGTACCTGACGTTTTTTCTTCTGAACAAGTGACCATTGACTCCATTTACTAATCCAAGCCTCATAATCAATTAGCAACTGTCTCATCGTCGACTCCGCTCCCTCAAGGCGTAAAAAAAGCTCATTTTTTTCAATTGTCGGCGCAAAAAAATCTAGCAATAAACGTTCCCAATCTGTTAAATTTACAAAGTTTAAATCAATTTTTTTTGCCTTTTCTTCTAATTGATTAAGTTGCTGCATCATAATTATATTAAGTTCATTAACCTCACAAACAGAACTTCCATCTTTAGTGTAATCAAATTTTAATAACGATAATACCTGTCCTATTTTATCGTCAAAAGAAGGATAATCATTTTTAAAAACTTGTTGGTGCACCTCTAGATAGGCCCGAGAATCAACACCAGCTCCTCCTAGAAAGCATCCTTCACCAACAGGCAACTCTTCTAACATCCATGTTTTTTCATACATTTTAATCTCACGAATCGGTTGATTCGTTAAATGACGGAGTGCTAATAAATACTCAAATAACTGCTTTACCTTCTTGTTCAAACCCTTCACTCCCTTAATTCACACTTTTTTTCATTATATCACATAAACTAACAATCTCCGTCCTATTATAGGATTACATATTCCGACAAAATAAACAAAAGATGTCTATAAACACTAGACATCCCCTAAAATAATTGGAATTTCTACCAATTCCGTATTTGATTTTTCCTCCCCTGTTAAAGAAAGACGACTGCCTCCGATTAGAACCACAATTAAGAAAAAGAAGATTAAAATTAAAAACATCAAAAAATGTAATCGGCGATGCATCGGATGGTCTATAGGTGGAGTTTCCTTTGATAAATAACCCGTTGTAACTCCCGCCTCTTTTAATACTTCTTTACTGAATTCCTGATCATGATGACATTCATCACAGTTAATAGGAGCACTATCATTTTCATTCATAATAATCCCTCCTTTACTAGTTATTATATTGACTTTTTTTCTATTTGACACAAAAAAAGAACTTATGTCTTAAACAGTTTTCATGTTTGACATAAGTTCTTTCATTCAAAACTTTACTTTGCAACACTTCCTGCTATATTTAAAACATCCCAAGTTCTTGAAAATGGTGGTGCATAGCATAAATCTAACATTGCCAATTGGTCTGTCGTTAAACGTGCAAAAATAGCCGTTGCCAAAACATTAACACGTTGAACAGCATCTTTGCGTCCAACAACCTGTCCCCCTAAAATAACTTTCGTATGAGCATCATAAATTAACTTAACAGATATTTTAGATTGTCCAGGATAGTATGAGGTTTGGTTCATATCAGTAATAAAGACAGAGCGATAATCAATTCCTAAATCTTGCACTTCTTTTTCAGATAATCCTGTGCGTCCCGCCTCTAAACTTAAGACCTTCAAACAAGCAGAGGCCAAAGATCCGTTAAACTTCTTATGAGCCCCAGCTAAATTTTCACCAATAATACGTCCCATCTTATTAGCACCAGTTGCTAAAGGAATATATGCAGGATCCTTCTTTAAACGATGAGAAATAGTTGCACAATCTCCTGCGGCATAAATGCCCTGTACTGAAGTACGCCCTTCCTCATCAATAATAATTGCCCCATTTGCCGTCATCTCAAGGCCACTATCCTTTAAAAAGGTTGTATTAGGACGAACACCCGTTGTTAAAACAACTAAATCAATATCAAATATTCCATCAGTTGACACAACTTTTTGCACCTGAGTGTCGCCGATTAACTCAGTAACCGTATTATTCAAGTGTAAGTGAACGCCTTGCTGTCTTAATTCTTCCTCTAAAATATCTGTAACTTCCTTATCAAATGTATCAACAAGTACGCGGTCATTTAATTGAAATACGTGTATCTCTTTCCCGTATTGCTTAGCTGCCTCAACAACCTCTAAACCAATAAATCCTGCCCCAACAATCGCAATACGTTTTAAAGCCTCATTAGCCATCATATTTTTTAAAGCTAGACCATCTTCCATACTTTTTAAGGTGAAAACATTCCCTACATGAACATTTTTTATCGGAGGAATAATAGCGCTCGCACCTGTTGCAATCATCAATTGATCATAATGAT
This window encodes:
- a CDS encoding CoA-disulfide reductase, translating into MKVIIIGGVAAGMSAAAKLKRANKEADVVVYEKSKHVSFGACGLPYFVGNFFEDSNKMIARTAEQFNASGISVNTEHEVLSINTMNQTVSVKNLLTEEIFTDHYDQLMIATGASAIIPPIKNVHVGNVFTLKSMEDGLALKNMMANEALKRIAIVGAGFIGLEVVEAAKQYGKEIHVFQLNDRVLVDTFDKEVTDILEEELRQQGVHLHLNNTVTELIGDTQVQKVVSTDGIFDIDLVVLTTGVRPNTTFLKDSGLEMTANGAIIIDEEGRTSVQGIYAAGDCATISHRLKKDPAYIPLATGANKMGRIIGENLAGAHKKFNGSLASACLKVLSLEAGRTGLSEKEVQDLGIDYRSVFITDMNQTSYYPGQSKISVKLIYDAHTKVILGGQVVGRKDAVQRVNVLATAIFARLTTDQLAMLDLCYAPPFSRTWDVLNIAGSVAK
- a CDS encoding AAA domain-containing protein — protein: MNKKVKQLFEYLLALRHLTNQPIREIKMYEKTWMLEELPVGEGCFLGGAGVDSRAYLEVHQQVFKNDYPSFDDKIGQVLSLLKFDYTKDGSSVCEVNELNIIMMQQLNQLEEKAKKIDLNFVNLTDWERLLLDFFAPTIEKNELFLRLEGAESTMRQLLIDYEAWISKWSQWSLVQKKKRQVQKLYDYFFQLRQMMKSEEHSFEIMMGIGMLTYQLKQPIHHPMLVMRLELDFDAENGVAKLLPGTRGYQLDLEVLAGVEFSNQQEIMQLKESILDQFISPFDSETTEGILRQLVHYMHPSGAYLSADEAPLVSKFPMIRQQSMIVVRKRSEVLLKEDLQSTIEYISEGGMIPKPLQAIIDVDGLKQTDSEAREWKKTCEQLLFPLPANEEQKDVARRLANNIALTVQGPPGTGKSHTIVNLISHLLAHGKRVLVTSEKDKALRVLLEKLPEEIQPLCVSFLGGDRQSLAQIEQSIRTISDGLATYDTKLLEKEIQVLSRQLDMVRRQMSLTKGNLVRFKELDAKGQMWKDKLCQPYEFAQMVAAHYERLGWIKDKVDMEAPVPLSEDQFITLWELKGSLPKHHQDVAHLKLPALNRLMSLEEYRKLLNEERGYLTRIEELKLMPKLYELEENRTFIEALSQQLEPLCQKIDKLRDPLEQRILEECLLNEERSLIWETVFNRLKDIMNRLNEIEVLLVSDIIECNYYDHPKYDQMMTSLKERLQSGKGIGGLYLTFNSDVRAFYENTRINGHKISTLDELNRIEAWRQKSELLLKFSKIWNKNMAPNGGDYIEGNETQVLFAHNQKMKQFGIIMECLAEIKQLNAFLSPIISGYKDIGYDNLSDLKALSYSIELTKNKMRQKGWQDVYQVLLNKYKPLLIGEQIHSIGQEIYDALVNKDLALFSEKIATIQFLNQMKEQYQHFYELLNVLKGTMPLFATEITMKIGVKEPLPGTLQEMIDYAKLVTFLDSLEDWKSGELETKLRMLEKEETSLIKQLIFKMTWNNLLNRVTLEEDRALQTWMQVMNRIGKGTGRQAQKFRREARLEMEKCQSAIPVWIMPAKEAIENFKVNPELFDVVIIDESSQCNVLSLPLLMRGKRVVIVGDDQQISPVMPGISDASVKSLMDRYLYNIENGNTYDLKTSLYDIACRVFSSKGKLMLKEHFRCVPEIIGFSNKLAYFNEMIPLKLPELSERIGQPVMSIYVENGARDERKTNLNEAIRIVEDIKSCVENKNYEGKSIGVISLLGGEQAKLIQRLLLDAIGEKVMVERQIICGDAYSFQGDERDVMFLSLVIAPNMRYNALNKKMYTQRFNVAASRARSQMRLYHSVTLSQLSSEDLRYELLAYCQHPKPMYELVSRECETMLECDVKKALESYGYAVKSKVSIGKYQMDLVIESGRYRLAIECDGDTFYGVEKIEQEMERQRVLERAGWTFIHLRGSVFYRNQEKALQPILDQIEKLDRGLIT